A genome region from Crossiella equi includes the following:
- a CDS encoding HRDC domain-containing protein, with protein sequence MDVGRTAVNASGEQPELTLLTTPSGGVPDVIDTHDGVRRAAALLAAGTGPFAVDTERASGYRYSQRAYLVQIRREGAGTVLIDPVAVGGRVEALAEVLNTTEWVLHAASQDLPCLHELGLAPTVLFDTELAGRLAGFERVALGALVERQLGFRLEKGHGAADWSRRPLPQDWLAYAALDVELLLELRASLEAELISQGKLDWALEEFEAVRTAPPAAPRAEPWRRTSGIHRLRSPRQYAAVRSLWQARNTIAQQRDIAPGRVLPDSAIVEAALHDPTGHAELLSLPVFRGRAQRRMADVWSGALREARDLPKSELPDPSPQHDGPPPPNRWAERDPAAAARLAAARGALTALAERLRMPVENIAQPDLVRRLCWQPPAEIDGESVRAALTAGGARNWQIEHVGTLLVEALKAQPKAAKES encoded by the coding sequence GTGGATGTAGGCCGAACCGCTGTCAACGCCTCGGGTGAGCAACCGGAACTCACGCTGCTCACCACCCCTTCCGGGGGCGTGCCTGACGTCATCGACACTCACGATGGCGTACGGCGTGCCGCCGCGCTGTTGGCCGCCGGTACGGGGCCATTCGCGGTGGACACCGAACGCGCCTCCGGGTACCGGTACTCGCAGCGGGCCTACCTGGTGCAGATCCGCCGCGAGGGCGCGGGCACGGTGCTCATCGACCCGGTCGCGGTAGGCGGCCGGGTGGAAGCGCTGGCCGAGGTGCTGAACACGACCGAGTGGGTGCTGCACGCGGCATCCCAGGACCTGCCATGCCTGCACGAGCTGGGCCTGGCACCCACGGTGCTGTTCGACACCGAGCTGGCGGGCCGGCTCGCGGGCTTCGAACGGGTCGCCCTGGGTGCCCTGGTCGAACGCCAGCTGGGCTTCCGGCTGGAGAAGGGCCACGGCGCCGCCGACTGGTCCCGACGGCCCCTGCCGCAGGACTGGCTGGCCTACGCGGCGCTGGACGTCGAGCTGCTGCTGGAGCTGCGCGCCTCCCTGGAGGCCGAGCTGATCAGCCAGGGCAAGCTCGACTGGGCGCTGGAGGAGTTCGAGGCGGTGCGCACGGCGCCGCCCGCCGCTCCGCGCGCCGAGCCGTGGCGCCGCACCTCGGGCATCCACCGCCTGCGCAGCCCCCGGCAGTACGCCGCGGTGCGCTCGCTCTGGCAGGCCCGCAACACCATCGCCCAGCAGCGCGACATCGCGCCGGGCCGCGTGCTCCCGGACTCCGCCATCGTCGAGGCGGCCCTGCACGACCCCACCGGCCACGCCGAGCTGCTGTCCCTGCCGGTCTTCCGGGGACGGGCGCAGCGCCGCATGGCCGACGTCTGGTCCGGCGCCCTGCGCGAGGCCCGGGACCTGCCCAAGTCGGAGCTGCCCGACCCCTCGCCGCAGCACGACGGTCCGCCGCCGCCCAACCGCTGGGCCGAACGCGACCCGGCCGCCGCGGCCCGCCTGGCCGCCGCCCGGGGCGCCCTGACCGCGCTCGCGGAGCGGTTGCGGATGCCGGTGGAGAACATCGCCCAGCCCGACCTCGTGCGGCGCCTGTGCTGGCAGCCGCCCGCGGAGATCGACGGGGAGTCCGTGCGCGCGGCGCTGACCGCCGGCGGGGCGCGGAACTGGCAGATCGAGCACGTGGGGACGCTGCTGGTGGAGGCGCTGAAGGCGCAGCCGAAGGCGGCGAAGGAGAGCTGA